Within Cucumis melo cultivar AY chromosome 4, USDA_Cmelo_AY_1.0, whole genome shotgun sequence, the genomic segment GCATTACTTGAAACTACCAAGTTTACAGAGTGTATAAATTGAATCGAAATATCTAAAAAAGATTGTCTCGACCTAATCAGGACAGTGGATACTCCAGTGTGATTGACAGAAAAGTGTAGCAATAGAACTGGTAAAGAATCGCAGTGCGAGAGTAGAAGGAAGAAGTTGAACCTAGAGCGGTGCGAAGGCCATCAACGTCGCCGAGCTGGGAGGCGGTAGCTAGGGGGCGGAGGTGAGGGGGCGTATCGGAATCGAATTCAATAACACCGTCCTCTTCAAAGAGAGCATTGTCTTCCTCGTAATCGTCTTCGTCTACGACGCCGTTACGCCTGCCGGGAACAGCCATTGACGTTCAAGTTAGCTTTCTCCGAAGGTCTTTAGGTCAGAGAAGCCGCGGAGATTCCCAAAAGAAATACCACGCTTATGCCTTATggtttcctcttcttcttcatcggTAAAAGTCGGCCGGCCCAGCTATGAACATTTGACttcaaataaaatatgattGGGCCTACACTGGAATGGGCCATAAGACAATCTTATTGGGCCATCTCTATGCTCTAATTTCTTCGGCTTGGAAGGTCAATTGGGTAATTTCATCTTTCTATATTTGAATCCATAGAAAACATTTGTAGTAATCATTATATCAATGTAAAGTGTAAGGTTGGTTGGGTAACCATTACCTTTTTTCTTAAACATACTTTcttctgcttttttttttttttttttataatggtttaaattttattataaattacgTAAACTGAACTAGTAATTCGAACTATGATGTGATTGGATTGGATATAGCAGTAGAACAACTTAGATTATAAAATCAGGAGCTTGTAAAGTGATGATGTCATTGGGGCATCACATGTAAAAACGTTACATTAAAAGTATCATTATtgttaaaagagagagagagagaaaaaaaaaagataattggGAAAACATGTGTGAGAATATTCTGTTAGCATGGGGTGAAGTTTAGGTTCCCAACACATGCAATTTGATTTACCTCCATACTTAAAACCTAAATTTTAGGCAAAACGTTGAACGTGAAAATGGGTAACATACGGTTCAAGTTTAGAGGTGTGAACtccacaataataataataataagaaaaacaaTTCCATGcctattcccttttttatttcttGTCTCTTATCCCTTCTCCATTAAAGTTAGATCCATAAAAAAAGGGCAGTTAGTCCACCCTCATTGCCACCCGTTTTTCTTCCTCCTTTTTAATTAACAATTCCTATTAACCTATTTTTGAAACTTACTATCTATCTTCCATTTCCATGTATTTCTTGGAGTTTCTCTCTCGCACATTCAAAGGTGTAAAATTAAAACTGTCGATTACAATGCTATTGATTAAAGGataatttttaattagttttagaGTTAAGTGAAAGGTGAGAAAAGAAACAAGAGAACCTAACTCATTCATCACTTTTAATTCCTTTTTTCTAATACTCCTCACATGCTTCTTTACACATAAATTTTGTTTGATGATCCCAAAGTCATAACCAACATACTAACCAACACAAACccatatttttgtttttccttttcccaCACACAAACAAGACTTGTAGCATCATCTCAAGAATTAACAACACAGGGCATAATTGAAGAAGACAATTTGTTTTGGTAACTTTAAGATGAATTAAATTGAATTGATTAACTGGAGTTAGTCAAATTAGTAGAGAGAATAAAAATCGAATGGTTTTGTTGGGTGGTtataaaatgaataataatcAAATCGAAACCCCACAAAGGAATTAACTTTAAATTCCAACTGGGGAGTTCTAATTTGGTGCAAATGATGCGACGTTTGTAACAAttaatagtttttttaaaaaaaaaaaaaaatcagtaaTGGCAATCCACAAGCGGTGATGCGGTGGAGAAGACAGCCACCGGTGGCCGGTGCCGGTCATCCTCTGGGGCCGGAAGATTAAGATCCAACTCCAACATATTCCTCTCTTTCTTTATGAATTGTGGAGTACTCGTAGTAATAGGTCTAGTCGTGGTAGCTGTCAATGTTCTGTGCCTTCTCATATGGCCGCCGAGAGCTTGGCCGGAGGAGAATTCCGCTCCACAAATGGAACACTCATGAACCTTTGATTTGATGAGGTCACCGGCGGTGGGAGGGGGCGGAGGACGGGAGGCGGTGGACAATTGCAAAGAGAGTTGAATTGAATTGGAGGTTGTAAAATTGTTTTcttgctgttgttgttgttgttcgaCAGAATTAGCAATAACGTTGTTGAAGAATTTGGGCTTTTTATGGCTTGCTCTATGACCACCCAAAGCTTGAAAAGAAGGGAAACAACGATCGCAAGTTTTACATTGATAAAGAAACAGAGATTCATTAGCAGCAACCAATTTTTGCTCAACAAAAACAGAAGAACAGCCCTCTGTTATTCTACTTCTACCTTGAGCCAAAAGAATCAAACAATTAGCCAAATCTtgatcttcttcctcttcttcagtcAATCCAGCTGAAGAGCTTGAACAATCTGCACTTGAAGAAGTGGAAGAAACAGAGGATGGTCTTAAACGTTTGGTTCGTTTCCCCTTGATAATTTGAGCTTGATTTTCATCGGGGGTTTCAGCCATATTTTTTCCTTGAAAAAAGTAGAATAATTTGAGATTATGCAAAAGCTAAACCCAAGATTGGAAGTTATATATAGAAAGAAGAATAAGGGAGGAAGATGCAATGTAAGTAAGAGGAGGCTAGAAAACGAGTGAGATTCGGTTGGCTTTGAAGCAAACCCCACCCATTACTTTTTCCCCACGATTCCTTTCTGTAGGATTAGTTTGCAAGCCTGGAACCACAGAATTTGCGCTATTCCCTTAAACTCACCCCTTCTTTATAACTTTACTATCATCTATTTACGATAATAATCctccccccccaaaaaaaaccACTTACAACTAATTTATGTCACTTCTAGTAACTCATACCAAGTTAATATAACTGCCCCATTTGAGTCATTTCTCAATTGGGGTTCAAATGGTAAATCAAAACCAACAATGGAATGAGATATATCAAGGTTGacctaaaaataaataaaatagaaaaccCCACCCACTTCAATCCCGCCGGCTACTAtacttaaaaacaaaaaatgtaatTCCAAACCCAATTATTAACTAAGCATCTTTTTGATGGTCCACCCAATCATTGGGGCCGGGTATACTAGTACACTACCTAAAACTACAATACAACGTGGGTTGGGTgatttaatttatcttttaattttattcaaaattattggaaaaaagaaaaagacattGAAATTAGGAAAAAATACCCAATTTTAAGAAATGGGTTGTGGCTAAAATGTGGAAAAGTTGAGAAAGTTTTGATCTTTTAGTTGAAAGAAAAGGGAGAGAAGATGGAAGAGAGTTGGGGAAAGGTAAGGATTATACTTGGCGTGAGAGTCTGAGGGTGAGAGGGCGGTGGCCTGGTGGTCATGGCACGTAAGGGTGTGGCGCGCACCAGCATCACTAAGTAAAGCATCCCATTCATTTTCCAAGTTTTTAATACAtcagtttattttatttaaaaaatttgacTTTGCTGTCTACTACTACTTCTCCACTACGTactctctctcctttttcttcttcttcttcttctttctctttactTCCTTTAACAAATACTTCCAAGGAAGAAATTATGTGTTcatcaaatttatataatatatattatggGGAGGGGAGGGGGGATTTGTTTTTTATGTGTGAATTTGGACAAAAGATTGTATTATTTTCTAACTGTCCAAATCTTCTAGTATTGAATTTATAATGATTTGGATGATGGTTGATTGGTTAGTCGTGGATtagttcttcttctttcattttggaattcaaaattttaacttttactTGGTAAAACCTTTTTTCTActagaattttttatttttattttggttgaGACGAAAATACCCTTTGTGTAAAGTTTTTACTTTCTATCCAATTAAATTGAAGAATATATCGAAGAGAGtgatatgaaaaaaaaaattgtaaattttgAAACTTTAACTAGCTTTACATTTGAAAACTATGTAATAAACAAAATTCTCTAACACGAACATTTTACATGGTTGAATACTCATATTAAGTTCGAGAAAACGTTCAAAATTTTCACGTTCTATTTTCATCACGGACAAGGATCATTATGTCTTTCAATCTTACCTATTTCTACGTATCGTCATTGTATATATCTATGACTATAATTTTGAAtaataacttttttaaaaaaaaaacaatcagaagtattaatgatatatatttaaaattttcttccATCATTAACTTAAACTATTATGTTAAAACACAccaatattatataataaagCTTTGGATTAGACACATGCAAGCAATGATGTTAGATGAAAAAAGCATAAAggttgaatataatataatctttttttttttttattacatctataaaataaaacacaaacTATTTTATTTCCCTTTACTGAGGACATGTCAGTGTACAATTTTGGGACTACTAAACTTTCAAATGCAGAAAATTATAATACAAAATGTTCATTTAAAACATAAAACGCCGACATATATGTAAGTATCAAAAagttataaatttataataaatcatcaattgcattttggtattttaatttttaaggtTAGTTGGCTTTTAATTTAGAAGAAAATATTTAGTGCTTTcctcttttcaaattttaatcttATCATCAAAATTTCCTTAAAGAAGtgttta encodes:
- the LOC103486519 gene encoding zinc finger protein ZAT5-like, with the translated sequence MAETPDENQAQIIKGKRTKRLRPSSVSSTSSSADCSSSSAGLTEEEEEDQDLANCLILLAQGRSRITEGCSSVFVEQKLVAANESLFLYQCKTCDRCFPSFQALGGHRASHKKPKFFNNVIANSVEQQQQQQENNFTTSNSIQLSLQLSTASRPPPPPTAGDLIKSKVHECSICGAEFSSGQALGGHMRRHRTLTATTTRPITTSTPQFIKKERNMLELDLNLPAPEDDRHRPPVAVFSTASPLVDCHY